A stretch of Arctopsyche grandis isolate Sample6627 chromosome 9, ASM5162203v2, whole genome shotgun sequence DNA encodes these proteins:
- the Ssadh gene encoding succinic semialdehyde dehydrogenase, whose product MLSASAVRAAMRPRDITSRGLHLLKQMALINGEWVGAASGRTFQVMNPAENSVVATVPDMNAEDTQKAIRAAADAFTTWQDVTAKDRSILLRKWYNLLVQNQNEIATIMTSESGKPIKESLGEVTYGNSFIEWFSEEARRINGEIIPSPQQSKQIFLTRQPIGPVALITPWNFPHAMIARKAGASLAAGCTCVIKPAEDTPLTALAMAQLAQDAGIPKGVINVITSDRKNAPEIGKLLCQSPLIAGVSFTGSTAVGKILYEQCADGVKRIGLELGGNAPFVVFNNADLNKAVQGAMVSKFRNCGQTCVSANRFLIQDEVFDEFVSMICDTMKTTLVIGNGKDEHVTIGPLINDNQMRTVKNLVDDAVAKGAKVMVGGKTAEKYGDKFFEPTVLTNITEDMAVYGKEIFGPVVVCIRFKDEQEALDIANCTRSGLAAYVYSNDIAQVFRVSKKLEFGMVGVNEGLISTTEAAFGGVKESGIGREGSSHGIDDYIYIKYVCLGNL is encoded by the coding sequence ATGTTGAGTGCCTCGGCAGTGCGTGCTGCTATGCGCCCCCGTGACATAACCTCTCGCGGCCTACATTTGCTGAAACAGATGGCTTTAATCAATGGAGAATGGGTCGGAGCCGCTTCGGGCCGTACGTTCCAAGTGATGAATCCAGCCGAGAACTCGGTCGTCGCAACCGTGCCGGATATGAACGCCGAAGATACACAGAAAGCCATTCGAGCTGCTGCAGATGCTTTCACAACCTGGCAAGACGTCACAGCGAAAGATCGATCTATTCTTCTAAGAAAATGGTACAACTTATTAGTACAGAATCAAAATGAAATAGCGACCATAATGACGTCAGAGTCTGGAAAACCAATCAAGGAATCACTCGGCGAAGTTACATACGGAAATTCCTTTATAGAGTGGTTCTCGGAAGAAGCGAGACGAATCAACGGTGAAATTATCCCCAGTCCGCAACAGAGCAAACAGATCTTTCTCACTCGGCAACCCATCGGCCCCGTCGCCTTGATCACACCGTGGAATTTTCCCCATGCTATGATTGCTAGGAAAGCTGGAGCTTCACTAGCCGCCGGGTGCACCTGCGTGATAAAACCAGCTGAAGATACTCCACTCACAGCTTTAGCCATGGCTCAGTTGGCTCAAGATGCCGGCATACCAAAAGGAGTCATAAACGTAATAACAAGTGATAGAAAGAATGCCCCCGAAATTGGAAAACTCCTATGTCAAAGCCCGCTCATAGCAGGAGTATCGTTTACTGGGTCTACTGCtgtcggtaaaattttatatgagcaGTGTGCTGATGGGGTAAAAAGGATCGGACTAGAGCTCGGTGGAAATGCACCGTTTGTTGTATTTAACAACGCAGATTTAAATAAAGCTGTTCAAGGAGCAATGGTTTCCAAATTCCGCAACTGTGGACAGACTTGCGTGTCTGCTAATAGATTTTTGATACAAGATGAAGTATTTGACGAGTTTGTCAGTATGATCTGCGATACCATGAAAACAACGCTTGTAATCGGGAATGGAAAAGATGAACATGTAACTATAGGACCACTGATCAACGATAATCAAATGAGAACTGTAAAGAATCTCGTCGACGATGCCGTCGCTAAAGGCGCCAAAGTAATGGTCGGTGGAAAGACTGCTGAAAAGTACGGCGATAAGTTCTTCGAGCCGACGGTGCTTACAAATATAACCGAAGACATGGCAGTGTACggtaaagaaatatttggaccTGTAGTTGTCTGTATCAGATTCAAAGATGAGCAGGAGGCTTTGGACATAGCGAATTGCACCAGAAGTGGTCTCGCTGCTTACGTTTACAGCAACGATATTGCGCAAGTCTTCAGAGTCTCGAAGAAACTAGAGTTTGGAATGGTCGGAGTCAACGAAGGGCTTATTTCAACCACGGAAGCTGCCTTCGGTGGTGTCAAAGAATCTGGAATCGGTCGGGAAGGCAGCTCTCACGGCATCGATGATTACatttatatcaaatatgtatgtttgggtAATTTGTGA
- the LOC143916612 gene encoding uncharacterized protein LOC143916612, protein MISMRCCLLLICVSLIIIDEIQSKPNQTNQNESAKAENNTRRSSGRKIPKDDPPMSNRHRRQTRFNNFPQEVATKRTKDGTVYRGGVDIFPAYSGSADFAFDGDSFRPSKYGLYNIPEQPQTTTTTQRNFDWVNTFNPQGLPPDWINQIPNDLPPNWQNQNGRIVNQNQNSNTVQDPPGKPNPCQVECHKRVTSQYTPVCGSDNVTYTNFEKFRCAQKCGKQITGRQNVSCGFGRPVV, encoded by the exons ATGATATCAATGCGTTGCTGTCTATTgctaatat GTGTGAGCCTAATCATTATCGATGAAATCCAGtccaaacccaaccaaaccaatCAAAATGAATCAGCCAAAGCAGAAAACAATACGAGACGGTCATCCGGAAGAAAGATCCCAAAAGACGATCCACCAATGTCAAACCGTCACAGAAGACAAACACGCTTTAACAATTTTCCACAAGAAGTAGCAACAAAGAGAACTAAGGATGGTACTGTTTATAGAGGTGGAGTTGATATATTTCCCGCTTACTCTGGTTCTGCTGATTTTGCATTCGACGGCGACAGCTTCAGACCGTCCAAATATGGATTGTACAATATTCCAGAACAACCTCAAACCACAACCACAACTCAACGAAACTTCGACTGGGTCAACACGTTCAATCCGCAAGGACTTCCACCAGATTGGATCAATCAAATTCCAAACGATCTGCCACCGAATTGGCAAAATCAAAACGGGCGAATAGTGAACCAAAATCAGAATAGTAACACTGTTCAAGATCCACCAGGAAAGCCCAATCCGTGCCAAGTAGAATGTCACAAAAGGGTCACCAGCCAATATACTCCGGTCTGCGGAAGTGACAACGTCACATACACCAACTTTGAAAAGTTCAGATGCGCTCAAAAGTGTGGAAAAC AGATAACAGGTAGGCAGAATGTTTCATGCGGTTTTGGAAGGCCAGTGGTATAA
- the stac gene encoding C2 and C2B_Munc13-like domain-containing protein staccato isoform X3 → MFLHKIGFKHHSSTKRIQEVDDSFFEKFGSLLRQHSVKAAIAESTPLAPLHEEIVKSETITEEAATPSDVDVLEGGASIEARFGCTDTDSGNETLIDPDSETEEFGKLELYEEAVGWNIDELYKEILYEIVHNVGCDVSVEIGQLPLLGYVQDAFKIPNEKHHELLAEAEAKEPPDVMLNVEIIEAKDLQPKDPNGMSDPFVTMYLMSNKTQRYNTSVKTATLDPSWEEHFSLPVVDNPAEDTLCIEVWDFDPAESVKEKMSKILDVKGVKGLRKLMKEIAVTASTGKHDNELIGKANIPLKSIPTTGMTMWYSLDKPKKAKRQGLIKARLVFTAEKISEVAIQEHRHLLRILLLHELEHSKVAPYWWAGNYSVHAEALISQHSAQSGLGLKENNMAQWTVFCAIHADHPLSFALFNTILNKLMKPLETNQLGDDEVNLFWDGVRKILPSCYSIIRKLRKKTTGDKNVLKILKDVLILLCMLSEMKVPDGFDLFPEKLYGWLKQGEGVKNDVREVMLQAIHQGATEWFMEITENIEANSETEEGRLQNLIKIIQMVRSDLQRAVEYYDKCYAQTVRFPYSKTLYTIFEKKLSEIIEAEVVDVCKSLKRLSYNNNENQVMLADESGEGTRLGVPMVNGEPLAMGTTLFELYLVLQRFLALGQGLFPADWSSLAISKFHYWFHGGVAQWLDIAVFKAHTRIEKAVALDQLTPVDTSVKYSSSAVDTLAIFYQIKVFWDQLAWPDAEGSYAFVAKIIDDICSCCVYYADKMSEKVEGVGMVTTVYETKFQVTNEWCLAINNIDYVKSNLNSFVEELGMTDILSRLSDLRSPMEADRCKETLQNVIANSLDTITNKILELIEMVVRKMMPSISRFLLEGAELLHQDCSSMDRVMMYLEDSLSILHANLSEDNFTRTLDVIWDQLSDLLYKLVESNLEKRRPPSFFSNLHECLKLMINSFKKDNTASSCNDTLQRIEYLLKLHGFETSELIHQYFIERWEEQKKLGQSQFGVLAVRAMFCDSAVKIEVINARNLLPMDSNGSVDSFIRIHLMPEDLFAGTIRPKTQTHNKNLFPLYDETFTIILTPEQRNCKNGLIVFNVKDKDMFGMSNQYLAEAFLHFSEIAENVDDIRGLPQVHLMLSRPTKLEGDAIKSLEHRQGDKQAKEFLKKQKQKIGLPH, encoded by the exons ATGTTTTTGCACAAAATCGGTTTCAAGCACCATTCATCAACGAAAAG AATACAAGAAGTCGACGACAGTTTCTTCGAAAAGTTTGGTTCGTTGCTGCGTCAACACTCGGTGAAAGCGGCCATAGCCGAATCGACACCTCTCGCTCCGCTTCACGAGGAGATTGTAAAAAGTGAAACTATCACCGAAGAAGCTGCCACACCTTCAGATGTCGACGTCTTGGAAGGCGGAGCTTCCATCGAGGCAAGATTCGGCTGCACCGACACCGACAGCGGCAATGAGACGCTCATTGATCCGGATTCCGAGACTGAGGAGTTTGGAAAGCTTGAATTATATGAAGAAGCAGTTGGATGGAAT ATCGACGAACTGTACAAGGAGATCTTGTACGAGATAGTTCACAATGTTGGCTGTGATGTCAGTGTGGAAATCGGTCAGCTACCCCTCTTGGGATACGTGCAGGATGCCTTTAAAATTCCTAATGAAAAACATCATGAGCTGCTGGCCGAAGCCGAAGCTAAAGAACCACCGGATGTTATGCTCAACGTGGAAATCATCGAAGCTAAAGATCTTCAGCCGAAAGATCCTAATGGAATGAGCGATCCATTCGTCACCATGTACCTTATGTCGAATAAAACTCAACGGTACAACACTTCAGTAAAGACAGCAACGCTCGATCCCTCGTGGGAAGAACATTTTTCATT acCCGTTGTTGATAATCCAGCTGAGGATACTTTATGCATAGAAGTTTG GGATTTCGATCCAGCGGAATCAGTGAAAGAAAAAATGTCTAAGATTTTAGACGTCAAAGGCGTGAAAGGGCTTAGAAAGTTAATGAAAGAAATTGCCGTGACAGCATCAACAGGCAAACACGATAATGAATTAATTGGAAAAGCTAATATACCTCTAAAG AGTATCCCAACAACAGGCATGACGATGTGGTATAGTCTAGACAAGCCGAAAAAAGCAAAACGACAAGGTTTAATCAAAGCAAGATTGGTATTTACAGCGGAAAAGATTTCAGAAGTTGCCATACAAGAGCACCGACATCTACTGAGAATTTTACTTTTGCATGAGCTGGAACATTCAAAG gTGGCACCTTACTGGTGGGCTGGTAACTATAGCGTCCATGCTGAAGCATTAATATCCCAACACAGTGCTCAAAGTGGACTCGGACTTAAGGAGAATAATATGGCTCAGTGGACAGTTTTCTGTGCAATACATGCAGACCATCCTCTGAGTTTTGCTTTGTTCAACACCATACTGAACAAACTTATGAAACCTTTAGAAACTAATCAATTGGGTGACGACGAAGTGAATTTATTCTGGGACGGCGTTAGGAAGATATTGCCGTCTTGTTACAGTATAATTAGAAAGCTAAGGAAGAAAACGACCGGCGATAAGAAtgttcttaaaattttaaaagatgtTTTGATACTATTGTGTATGTTGTCTGAGATGAAAGTTCCTGATGGTTTTGATTTGTTCCCTGAAAAACTGTACGGATGGTTAAAACAAGGTGAGGGTGTTAAGAATGACGTTCGAGAAGTGATGCTGCAGGCTATACATCAAGGTGCTACCGAGTGGTTCATGGAGATTACGGAAAATATTGAAGCTAATAGTGAGACTGAAGAAGGAAGGCTGCAAAACTTGATCAAAATCATCCAAATGGTCAGATCGGATTTGCAACGTGCCGTCGAGTATTATGACAAATGCTATGCACA GACTGTTCGCTTCCCATATTCCAAAACTTTATATACGATCTTCGAGAAGAAGTTATCTGAAATAATAGAAGCAGAAGTAGTCGATGTCTGTAAGAGTTTGAAACGTCTCAGTTACAACAATAATGAAAACCAAGTTATGTTAGCTGATGAAAGCGGCGAAGGTACGAGATTAGGAGTACCGATGGTCAACGGAGAGCCACTGGCAATGGGGACGACATTGTTCGAGTTGTATTTAGTTTTGCAAAGATTTTTAGC GTTGGGTCAAGGATTGTTTCCAGCAGATTGGTCTTCACTGGCCATATCCAAGTTCCATTATTGGTTCCATGGCGGAGTTGCACAATGGTTAGATATTGCCGTATTCAAAGCTCACACACGTATAGAAAAAGCCGTAGCTCTAGATCAACTAACTCCGGTCGATACTTCTGTCAAATACAGCAGCTCGGCAGTTGATACTTTAGcgatattttatcaaattaaagTATTTTGGGATCAGCTAGCTTGGCCGGATGCTGAGGGTTCTTATGCATTCGTCGCCAAAATAATAGAT GATATTTGTTCATGTTGTGTTTATTATGCTGATAAAATGTCTGAAAAAGTCGAAGGAGTTGGTATGGTGACCACTGTTTATGAGACCAAGTTTCAAGTCACGAATGAATGGTGTCttgcaataaataatatagatTATGTCAAGTCAAATTTGAATTCATTCGTTGAAGAATTGGGAATGACTGACATACTTAGTAGGTTAAGTGATTTAAGATCTCCCATGGAAGCTGATAG ATGTAAGGAAACGTTACAAAACGTCATTGCAAACTCATTAGatacaattacaaataaaatcttAGAATTAATTGAAATGGTTGTTAGGAAG atGATGCCTTCGATTTCTCGATTCTTATTGGAAGGTGCTGAACTTCTACATCAAGATTGTTCCAGCATGGACCGCGTGATGATGTACTTGGAGGATAGTCTTTCAATTTTGCATGCAAATCTCAGCGAAGACAATTTCACCCGAACATTGGACGTTATTTGGGATCAACTTAGTgacttattatataaattagtcGAAAGCAATTTAGAA AAAAGAAGACCGCCTTCATTTTTTTCCAATCTTCACGAGTGCCTTAAATTGATGATAAATTCATTCAAGAAAGACAACACTGCATCGAGTTGCAACGACACTCTTCAACGAAtagaatatttattgaaacttcaCGGTTTTGAGACTTCGGAATTGATTCATCAATACTTCATTGAGCGATGGGAAGAGCAGAAGAAGTTGGGACAGTCGCAATTCGGTGTTTTGGCCGTTCGGGCCATGTTTTGCGATTCTGCTGTCAAAATTGAAGTTATCAATGCTAGAAATTTACTTCCTATGGATTCCAATG GAAGCGTCGATTCTTTCATAAGGATCCATCTAATGCCGGAAGACCTTTTCGCCGGTACAATAAGACCGAAAACTCAAACCCACAACAAAAATTTGTTCCCTCTTTACGATGAAACGTtcaccat tattttaaCACCCGAGCAAAGAAATTGCAAAAATGGACTCATAGTGTTTAATGTCAAAGATAAAGACATGTTTGGCATGTCTAATCAATATTTGGCCGAGGCTTTCCTTCACTTTAGTGAAATTGCAGAGAACGTTGACGATATTAGAGGTTTACCTCAAGTTCATTTGATGTTATCGAGACCGACTAAACTAG AGGGGGATGCTATAAAATCTCTGGAACATAGACAGGGTGATAAACAAGCTAAGGAATTTTTGAAgaagcaaaaacaaaaaattggtTTACCGCACTGA
- the stac gene encoding C2 and C2B_Munc13-like domain-containing protein staccato isoform X2 yields the protein MDEESMWKGFYDKLKTQKSQEQQNHEARIQEVDDSFFEKFGSLLRQHSVKAAIAESTPLAPLHEEIVKSETITEEAATPSDVDVLEGGASIEARFGCTDTDSGNETLIDPDSETEEFGKLELYEEAVGWNIDELYKEILYEIVHNVGCDVSVEIGQLPLLGYVQDAFKIPNEKHHELLAEAEAKEPPDVMLNVEIIEAKDLQPKDPNGMSDPFVTMYLMSNKTQRYNTSVKTATLDPSWEEHFSLPVVDNPAEDTLCIEVWDFDPAESVKEKMSKILDVKGVKGLRKLMKEIAVTASTGKHDNELIGKANIPLKSIPTTGMTMWYSLDKPKKAKRQGLIKARLVFTAEKISEVAIQEHRHLLRILLLHELEHSKVAPYWWAGNYSVHAEALISQHSAQSGLGLKENNMAQWTVFCAIHADHPLSFALFNTILNKLMKPLETNQLGDDEVNLFWDGVRKILPSCYSIIRKLRKKTTGDKNVLKILKDVLILLCMLSEMKVPDGFDLFPEKLYGWLKQGEGVKNDVREVMLQAIHQGATEWFMEITENIEANSETEEGRLQNLIKIIQMVRSDLQRAVEYYDKCYAQTVRFPYSKTLYTIFEKKLSEIIEAEVVDVCKSLKRLSYNNNENQVMLADESGEGTRLGVPMVNGEPLAMGTTLFELYLVLQRFLALGQGLFPADWSSLAISKFHYWFHGGVAQWLDIAVFKAHTRIEKAVALDQLTPVDTSVKYSSSAVDTLAIFYQIKVFWDQLAWPDAEGSYAFVAKIIDDICSCCVYYADKMSEKVEGVGMVTTVYETKFQVTNEWCLAINNIDYVKSNLNSFVEELGMTDILSRLSDLRSPMEADRCKETLQNVIANSLDTITNKILELIEMVVRKMMPSISRFLLEGAELLHQDCSSMDRVMMYLEDSLSILHANLSEDNFTRTLDVIWDQLSDLLYKLVESNLEKRRPPSFFSNLHECLKLMINSFKKDNTASSCNDTLQRIEYLLKLHGFETSELIHQYFIERWEEQKKLGQSQFGVLAVRAMFCDSAVKIEVINARNLLPMDSNGSVDSFIRIHLMPEDLFAGTIRPKTQTHNKNLFPLYDETFTIILTPEQRNCKNGLIVFNVKDKDMFGMSNQYLAEAFLHFSEIAENVDDIRGLPQVHLMLSRPTKLEGDAIKSLEHRQGDKQAKEFLKKQKQKIGLPH from the exons ATGGACGAGGAATCGATGTGGAAGGGCTTTTATGACAAGCTCAAAACGCAAAAATCCCAAGAGCAACAGAACCATGAAGCAAG AATACAAGAAGTCGACGACAGTTTCTTCGAAAAGTTTGGTTCGTTGCTGCGTCAACACTCGGTGAAAGCGGCCATAGCCGAATCGACACCTCTCGCTCCGCTTCACGAGGAGATTGTAAAAAGTGAAACTATCACCGAAGAAGCTGCCACACCTTCAGATGTCGACGTCTTGGAAGGCGGAGCTTCCATCGAGGCAAGATTCGGCTGCACCGACACCGACAGCGGCAATGAGACGCTCATTGATCCGGATTCCGAGACTGAGGAGTTTGGAAAGCTTGAATTATATGAAGAAGCAGTTGGATGGAAT ATCGACGAACTGTACAAGGAGATCTTGTACGAGATAGTTCACAATGTTGGCTGTGATGTCAGTGTGGAAATCGGTCAGCTACCCCTCTTGGGATACGTGCAGGATGCCTTTAAAATTCCTAATGAAAAACATCATGAGCTGCTGGCCGAAGCCGAAGCTAAAGAACCACCGGATGTTATGCTCAACGTGGAAATCATCGAAGCTAAAGATCTTCAGCCGAAAGATCCTAATGGAATGAGCGATCCATTCGTCACCATGTACCTTATGTCGAATAAAACTCAACGGTACAACACTTCAGTAAAGACAGCAACGCTCGATCCCTCGTGGGAAGAACATTTTTCATT acCCGTTGTTGATAATCCAGCTGAGGATACTTTATGCATAGAAGTTTG GGATTTCGATCCAGCGGAATCAGTGAAAGAAAAAATGTCTAAGATTTTAGACGTCAAAGGCGTGAAAGGGCTTAGAAAGTTAATGAAAGAAATTGCCGTGACAGCATCAACAGGCAAACACGATAATGAATTAATTGGAAAAGCTAATATACCTCTAAAG AGTATCCCAACAACAGGCATGACGATGTGGTATAGTCTAGACAAGCCGAAAAAAGCAAAACGACAAGGTTTAATCAAAGCAAGATTGGTATTTACAGCGGAAAAGATTTCAGAAGTTGCCATACAAGAGCACCGACATCTACTGAGAATTTTACTTTTGCATGAGCTGGAACATTCAAAG gTGGCACCTTACTGGTGGGCTGGTAACTATAGCGTCCATGCTGAAGCATTAATATCCCAACACAGTGCTCAAAGTGGACTCGGACTTAAGGAGAATAATATGGCTCAGTGGACAGTTTTCTGTGCAATACATGCAGACCATCCTCTGAGTTTTGCTTTGTTCAACACCATACTGAACAAACTTATGAAACCTTTAGAAACTAATCAATTGGGTGACGACGAAGTGAATTTATTCTGGGACGGCGTTAGGAAGATATTGCCGTCTTGTTACAGTATAATTAGAAAGCTAAGGAAGAAAACGACCGGCGATAAGAAtgttcttaaaattttaaaagatgtTTTGATACTATTGTGTATGTTGTCTGAGATGAAAGTTCCTGATGGTTTTGATTTGTTCCCTGAAAAACTGTACGGATGGTTAAAACAAGGTGAGGGTGTTAAGAATGACGTTCGAGAAGTGATGCTGCAGGCTATACATCAAGGTGCTACCGAGTGGTTCATGGAGATTACGGAAAATATTGAAGCTAATAGTGAGACTGAAGAAGGAAGGCTGCAAAACTTGATCAAAATCATCCAAATGGTCAGATCGGATTTGCAACGTGCCGTCGAGTATTATGACAAATGCTATGCACA GACTGTTCGCTTCCCATATTCCAAAACTTTATATACGATCTTCGAGAAGAAGTTATCTGAAATAATAGAAGCAGAAGTAGTCGATGTCTGTAAGAGTTTGAAACGTCTCAGTTACAACAATAATGAAAACCAAGTTATGTTAGCTGATGAAAGCGGCGAAGGTACGAGATTAGGAGTACCGATGGTCAACGGAGAGCCACTGGCAATGGGGACGACATTGTTCGAGTTGTATTTAGTTTTGCAAAGATTTTTAGC GTTGGGTCAAGGATTGTTTCCAGCAGATTGGTCTTCACTGGCCATATCCAAGTTCCATTATTGGTTCCATGGCGGAGTTGCACAATGGTTAGATATTGCCGTATTCAAAGCTCACACACGTATAGAAAAAGCCGTAGCTCTAGATCAACTAACTCCGGTCGATACTTCTGTCAAATACAGCAGCTCGGCAGTTGATACTTTAGcgatattttatcaaattaaagTATTTTGGGATCAGCTAGCTTGGCCGGATGCTGAGGGTTCTTATGCATTCGTCGCCAAAATAATAGAT GATATTTGTTCATGTTGTGTTTATTATGCTGATAAAATGTCTGAAAAAGTCGAAGGAGTTGGTATGGTGACCACTGTTTATGAGACCAAGTTTCAAGTCACGAATGAATGGTGTCttgcaataaataatatagatTATGTCAAGTCAAATTTGAATTCATTCGTTGAAGAATTGGGAATGACTGACATACTTAGTAGGTTAAGTGATTTAAGATCTCCCATGGAAGCTGATAG ATGTAAGGAAACGTTACAAAACGTCATTGCAAACTCATTAGatacaattacaaataaaatcttAGAATTAATTGAAATGGTTGTTAGGAAG atGATGCCTTCGATTTCTCGATTCTTATTGGAAGGTGCTGAACTTCTACATCAAGATTGTTCCAGCATGGACCGCGTGATGATGTACTTGGAGGATAGTCTTTCAATTTTGCATGCAAATCTCAGCGAAGACAATTTCACCCGAACATTGGACGTTATTTGGGATCAACTTAGTgacttattatataaattagtcGAAAGCAATTTAGAA AAAAGAAGACCGCCTTCATTTTTTTCCAATCTTCACGAGTGCCTTAAATTGATGATAAATTCATTCAAGAAAGACAACACTGCATCGAGTTGCAACGACACTCTTCAACGAAtagaatatttattgaaacttcaCGGTTTTGAGACTTCGGAATTGATTCATCAATACTTCATTGAGCGATGGGAAGAGCAGAAGAAGTTGGGACAGTCGCAATTCGGTGTTTTGGCCGTTCGGGCCATGTTTTGCGATTCTGCTGTCAAAATTGAAGTTATCAATGCTAGAAATTTACTTCCTATGGATTCCAATG GAAGCGTCGATTCTTTCATAAGGATCCATCTAATGCCGGAAGACCTTTTCGCCGGTACAATAAGACCGAAAACTCAAACCCACAACAAAAATTTGTTCCCTCTTTACGATGAAACGTtcaccat tattttaaCACCCGAGCAAAGAAATTGCAAAAATGGACTCATAGTGTTTAATGTCAAAGATAAAGACATGTTTGGCATGTCTAATCAATATTTGGCCGAGGCTTTCCTTCACTTTAGTGAAATTGCAGAGAACGTTGACGATATTAGAGGTTTACCTCAAGTTCATTTGATGTTATCGAGACCGACTAAACTAG AGGGGGATGCTATAAAATCTCTGGAACATAGACAGGGTGATAAACAAGCTAAGGAATTTTTGAAgaagcaaaaacaaaaaattggtTTACCGCACTGA
- the Lamtor5 gene encoding late endosomal/lysosomal adaptor, MAPK and MTOR activator 5, producing the protein MEKELDKVMEEAMETPGVTGIVIADHQGLCVGSQGAVSGSAAGVLVALAEHACRLQPNLRPPVLTLSGDDTQCIIQRQGTITAAIFKSI; encoded by the coding sequence atGGAAAAAGAGCTGGATAAAGTGATGGAGGAGGCGATGGAAACTCCCGGTGTGACTGGGATCGTCATAGCGGATCACCAAGGATTGTGTGTGGGATCTCAAGGAGCAGTCAGTGGCTCGGCTGCGGGAGTTCTAGTCGCTTTAGCCGAACATGCTTGCCGTTTGCAGCCAAACTTGAGGCCTCCAGTACTAACGCTGTCTGGCGACGATACTCAATGCATAATTCAACGACAAGGAACCATCACAGCGGCtattttcaaatcaatttaa